Part of the Panicum virgatum strain AP13 chromosome 4N, P.virgatum_v5, whole genome shotgun sequence genome is shown below.
GAGGGAGGAGAGTGAGGCGAGGAAAGATGACCTGGCAAAGCGCTCGTTCTGGCGTCGCCGGCTCGCGGTCGCGGCTAGGAAAGAAAGGGCGAGAGAGTGGAGGGGAAAAACCGAAAAAGTCGAAGGCAAGCGCCGGAGGAAAAAAATAGGCAAAAGAATAAGGCCGGAAAAGAATAAGGAACAGAACAGTTGGGGCCGGAAGATAGGAGGGCTTTtttagggcgcgtttagtttccaaaatttttgggaaAAAATACTGTGGTAATTTTCAACCGAAAATTAGAAGGACTAAATATGATCTAATTGTAAATCTAATTACACAGATGGATggaaaatcacgagacgaatctattaagcctaattaatccatcattacagattgattactgtagcacggcattgtctaatcattgcataattaggttcattagattcgtctcgtgattttgcCCGGGGTTGTGGAATGAGTTTTAACAGTTATTCACATTTAacactcctaattagtggttaaaTGTTCGAAGTTATTGTAGCGcacgaaaatttttgggaactaaatggGCCCAAAACCTTTAATTCAAAAACCTTTAATTCATCCCTCCGATAAAAAAAATGAACCCAAAAGTTTAATTCAACCTATCGTCATCGTCATTATAAAGAACCTAAACTTAGTTTTTTCCCCCCAATATGAACTTTCAGATGGCCGCAGAAgcttatataaaaatttaaaggAAAACGTAACTCTGCCTGAGGACAAGAGGCTAAGAGACAAGCATTTCTTATGACAAGCATGCTGCATGCAGCATCTTCCTACGTGCTAATCTCATGAGATGTGCATTTGAGTTGTGTGTCCTCTTCCTACGTACACGCAgctcctctttctttctttctttcaacTTTGCAATGAAGTCTTCTATATATGATTATTCCCACTATATGCAAGCAGTACAGTTACATCGTATACAAGTCAAAACTCAATGTCACAACAGAAGGTCAAAAACAAAAGGATAGAAGTGAGATAAAACTTGCGGAATGGGGGAGGCTACGACAATTTCGCTTCACTAATCTAGTGAGATCCGCCGGATCTTGCACGCCAAATGGGTAGTAGGGAGGTCGAGCTGGCTTCCGCCGTCTGATTTTATGAGACCACGGACCTGGTCCCTCGGGGTCGAGACGCAGGAGTGGAAGGTGGACAGGAACGGAGGGATCGGCATCGAGAGCGCAGAGAGGACGTTGTTCAGGTACTCAATGTCCGCAGCGAGCTGCTGCGCGCCTCGATCGGTGATGTAGTGGATTCCACGCAGCTGCTCCATGAACAAAGCAGTGGCACCCTCGGCAACCTGATACATGTAAGCACATATGAGAATCAAAACTGGATCGTTCAAACATCAATACAGGAACTGTGTTATGAATTACGATAAAATGTGGGGAAGATATGAAGTAAACTTCTATTCCATTGTGATCAGTATATTCAAAGATAATTTACTCTTCCTATATAATGTCCAAATATGCACTGAAGGATAGTAGGTTTTTGCGTTTCAAAGGCACATAAGTAGAAATATTTCCCATATATTACCTTAAAAATCCACTCAGTGGCAAAGAACTGGGCTTCGTCATTGCCAGCCTCGTTGCCTGAGATACCTTCTGCAAGTGGCTCCAACTGCTGTGGTAAAGTGAGGAGATACTCTCCAACACTGGTCACATAAGCTTGTGGGTAGGCACTGAAGCTTGGAAGAGGAAGACCACCCTGCTCCTCCACCGATGACCAGATTGGGAGGCGAGCAACGTCACTGAGACGTTGCCGAACTTTAGATATGAGCACATCATAGACGAGTTCATTTACGGTGTCTGAGAAGGCCGCAACTCTCTGTGATGTGAGAGGAAGAGCATGGAACCTTGTATCTTTTGActgtagaaaaataaataaatcgtTAGTAGTAGAACATCAGGGCAAATGAACTTGGTTGGGAAAATCTGCAGGGCACGAGTAGGTTCTAACATATGACAGGGTTAAATAACTAGTAATACCGGCAGAAAAGGCAAGTTAAAATGATTAGAACTCAAGTTAAAATGAAAGCAGATATTCTAGATGAAGCCTAAAGTGTACTCCTTATATAGAAAAGCAACCGAATCTGTCATTTGTCTAGAATGCATAATTTTCATCTAATACAACTAATCTGTCAAGGTGACTCAGGAAATAAGAAACGATGCAATCTGGACCTTACACGGTACACCAAAGATAAGATAGCTCAGGATTTGGTGTTATCAAAACTTGAGTAAGATTCATCTATCAAGTTCTACCAGGTGATGATTGCAGATCATGCATCACTATGCAAGTTCAATCAATATTCAGCTAGTCAACTACAGTCAAGAAACACAAGTGACGACTCCTGTGTTATAACAATAAATGCGGAAATTCAGAACAATAACACTTACCTGCTCTAGCACAGTTAAGAGCTTCTTAGACTTTTCTGGCAGATCACTTAGGCGAATAGCTGCAATATCAAGTGCAGCCCGCCCTCCAAGAGGCAAGTCTGCATTCTCATCAGCAATTGCTACGGGTGATTTATCCAGGCTTGAACCAAAGCCAGAAAGAGAAAAGTTTGTTCCAATCCTGGCAAGTGTGGCTCTTAAAGAAGCTTCAAATACTGAGGTTCTGCTAGTCAGGCAATCAGCCACTGTAAGAATCTGCAAAGCACCTTGGACAATAGACCATTCTTCCTCTTCAGAAACATCTACCAATCGGTGTGCTTCCCTTTTCTCTAAACCTGAATCTTTCTTCAAGGTGTCACTCTCCAGCCCACAGACTATCCTCAGGGATTTCAATGTTTCTTGTAGATTAGATATGTATTGAAGCATGATGTCATCAAGAGCAATTACCAGTTCATCTGCCTCTGAACCACCAGTAAGACTAATGCATCTCTCTACAGCTGCTTCAAGAAGTACTATCATTTGCGGGATGGATTCCTCCATTCTGCGGACAGCTTCACTCAGCTCTATACCCTGTGCACCAACACCACGAGGGACGGCCCCACGGATGTCAATACTTGCCATCTCAGCAGAAAGAATAGCACGCTCCATCTGCCCATACCTACATGACACCCGAAAAATAGCATGCAGCACTAAAGGCTTAGCACTAATACATAACATCAGTTGTGTCAAAGAAATGTCATAAATGCAGCTGGTAACAAGATGCAACATGATGCTGTTGTTGTTTGCATTGGCCAAATCTGTTTAAGTGTTTACCTCGCTTTAAAGGTTTCATATGGGGAATAAATAGCTTTCAGAGTATTCAGCACAACTGCAAGATCTGATTCTGAAAATAAGTGCTGAATGTTCCTAGCAAAAGTGCCAGTCATATTGTGCAGTTCAATTAGTGCTTGAAGATGCTTATTCTGCAACTTGGTGCTTTTTGGTAAGTCACCTGATAGAACGTCCAGTATACCTGAGTACAAAgaagaaaaatgtaattcattgTGAGAAAAAAACCAAGCATGATTATGCAAGAAAAAACTAAAATCTTGTCAAAGCAGAAAAATATAGTGATACCATCATGGTATAGAACTATGAAATTAGTGAGCAGTTTATGCATTACCTTTGGAAACAGATCTAGTTTCAGGGACAACATCCCCAGTTGCTATGTTGACACGAGAAACAAAGCTTGAATTCAACTCACTCATGGTCTCAACAAGTACTTTTGGTACTAGTGATTTGTATTCTTCAGGGAAAGCAGTCAAGCACCTGTGAGCATTAGTGTAGCATCCACAGGTTACATTGCAGTTCTGATGGGGCTTATGCCAAATATATTACTTAAAGACTTGCTTCCAAAACTGACTTCTGCTTAACCAATTTAGAACAAGAATGTTAACTCAGAGCAGAGGGGAGAGGATCACAATGAGCATACCACTTCCATTCTTGTTCAAGGTAAAGCAGTGTCTCATCATAGAAATTAGGCAGCCAGCTTGAGAATGAGAGACCATTAATGCTTTCACCACCAAGCTTCTCCATGTCTAATCTGCTGGCTCTTTGCTTTAGGTCAAAATCTTCCCAAAGTTTCTTTAGAGGTTTAACATGGATTTTAGTGTACTGCGCCTCCAGTGACTTGAACCTTTCGATACGTATCAGTATACCACGAAGATCTTGCACAGCATCAACCTTTTGAAAAAAACACACTTTTCAAGTAAAATAGGGATGCTTCATGTAACAAATATAAACTACTGTTTTGTGGGGGAAGATACCTTGCGATTAGAAAGTGCATCCACTAAACGAGGCTGCACCATTTCATCTAACCTTTCTTCCAATACTTCAAGCTGTTTTCTCACATTTGCGAACTCTGCAACCTGAAAGAAACTTCTTTATAAGAAAAAGGAACAGGTTATGTATGCAGTTTGATTTTTTACAGAGGGTAAAACACCTCTCCAACTGCTGACAAGCAATGTCTCATCGTTGCCAGGGTTTCTGCAGCCTTTGGAAGATTGCCACTAGAAAACACATCCTCAACACTCTGGCTCAACTGAGCTAACCCAGCTGCATCCTGCCATTCCATCAAACAGTCAATTATAAATAATAAACATGAATTGAACATGTTAGTAAAACATTACTCCAGTAAGGTATCACATTCTATAACTCTACATAGACATTACCTGCAATGTTGTATATGCTGCTTCCATGCGTTGTTTCACAGTATCAATTTGCGCTAGTGCAGCTATTGACTCAGCAGATGAGCCCTCAGCCTGGTTGGAAATATAACAATTAATACTTTGTTAGCTGCCACCTAGGCAAATTGTAGCTGGAACTGAATACAGTGTAACAAGATGGAGCGAGCTGGGGCAGAAGGAGAGGCTGGAACCACCCGAGAGATTAGTTTGGTCTACTGTGCTCACACAACTGAAGGGTGAGAAATATTTTTaggttattttaaaaaaaaaagagaaatatttttaggattttgcATCACGTTCTACAGGACTTTATCATCCAAAGTATGTCACATTATGGGAACTCCAGGGCTTATTGTCTACTTTTTAGAGAAAAATATAGAAAGTTTTATGGAACTAAATGTCTGAATTGCTTTGAATGTTAACTTTTGTATAAACTTAATGTCGCAAGTACATAAAATGGCTACACCCAGACTAATCTTATCACACATGTCTGCTAATGGAACTGTGTCAGAATATAGCTTGGTTTCAAAAACCCTAGCACATTTTGAGACCAATTTTTAACTAGAAACTAGTAGCAAAATGAGACAACAAACCATGAAACCAAAATGATCATCAAACTAATGCCTCAGTTGTGAACTTGGCACTACTTCTACTTGTATGTTATAATTGTATGCAGGTCATATACGTGACAAGACTAGATTAAAAAAAAATGGCATGACTGCAAGGAATGTGAGATCCAGATCCAGTTGAACTATTGCAAAGCAACTAAGCCGGTAAGCTATTCCAAATCTCCAGGTCATCCGTCTCGATTTCGCGTTATACTCGCACGGGAATGCCAATGAGATCCAGGTCCAGTAAGGAGCGAGCCGGAGGGACGGAAGCGCGTACCAGGTTGAGGGATTGGAGAACGGAGGCGAGGTGCGCGCGCAGGGCGACGGCGTCGtcgcggaggcggagcgcgTCGCGGCACGCGAGCGGGACGCGGCGGAGGGCGTCGCCGCTGTCACGCtcgagcgcggccgcggcgtcgtcggccgcggcgcgcaggcgctcctcggcgtcggcgaggaagcggtcgaGCGGCTCCGACGGGTGCCGCGCGTCCAGCGCCGCGTTGATCCACTGCTTCGGGTCGAACCCCTCCGCCCCGAACTCCGACGCGTCCACCACCACCATTTCCTACGCACACCGGGACCGCGCGGCCGTGCCGGAGCCAGCAATAGGGCGACGCCCTACCTCCCCCCGCAGCGAGAAACCCACCTCGATCTTCGAGCTCAGCAACTAGATCCAGCCGCTGGCGTCCAGGTACTGTTTGGGTTGTGTAGCACTGTTAGCGCACATAATTCGcgagaaaaaaatctcacaTGAATATAAACagagtttatttgtaaaaaaaatttcacagatgagtgtaatttttcacgacgaatctaatgacagtaattaattgatggttggctacagtgatgctacagtaaccatcctctaattgtGCGGTCAAAGATCAgtttcgtctcgcgaagtagcgtagggt
Proteins encoded:
- the LOC120671600 gene encoding conserved oligomeric Golgi complex subunit 7-like encodes the protein MVVVDASEFGAEGFDPKQWINAALDARHPSEPLDRFLADAEERLRAAADDAAAALERDSGDALRRVPLACRDALRLRDDAVALRAHLASVLQSLNLAEGSSAESIAALAQIDTVKQRMEAAYTTLQDAAGLAQLSQSVEDVFSSGNLPKAAETLATMRHCLSAVGEVAEFANVRKQLEVLEERLDEMVQPRLVDALSNRKVDAVQDLRGILIRIERFKSLEAQYTKIHVKPLKKLWEDFDLKQRASRLDMEKLGGESINGLSFSSWLPNFYDETLLYLEQEWKWCLTAFPEEYKSLVPKVLVETMSELNSSFVSRVNIATGDVVPETRSVSKGILDVLSGDLPKSTKLQNKHLQALIELHNMTGTFARNIQHLFSESDLAVVLNTLKAIYSPYETFKARYGQMERAILSAEMASIDIRGAVPRGVGAQGIELSEAVRRMEESIPQMIVLLEAAVERCISLTGGSEADELVIALDDIMLQYISNLQETLKSLRIVCGLESDTLKKDSGLEKREAHRLVDVSEEEEWSIVQGALQILTVADCLTSRTSVFEASLRATLARIGTNFSLSGFGSSLDKSPVAIADENADLPLGGRAALDIAAIRLSDLPEKSKKLLTVLEQSKDTRFHALPLTSQRVAAFSDTVNELVYDVLISKVRQRLSDVARLPIWSSVEEQGGLPLPSFSAYPQAYVTSVGEYLLTLPQQLEPLAEGISGNEAGNDEAQFFATEWIFKVAEGATALFMEQLRGIHYITDRGAQQLAADIEYLNNVLSALSMPIPPFLSTFHSCVSTPRDQVRGLIKSDGGSQLDLPTTHLACKIRRISLD